A single region of the Chroococcidiopsis sp. TS-821 genome encodes:
- a CDS encoding helix-turn-helix domain-containing protein, producing MVRKSIPGSKPKQSATKGGTRRTRSTRQVAQKQDSKKQRQLTDRPQTSPDLFVNSATTSMASAMPIWGASSILTQRKDLPWSADPNGKLCYAKDVENGKGVVLFWVTEDLEHEYPATLAGAAALAVIDTFDIRAACMHLIYAAHATQLDRPWEQELVIDDRQIEAYLGLQKRTDKNRQQKLALIKEIAQQPCKITTYVSWPAQGKAKGFTVEEGRLWHLLGIRYHYQQDLFGNKELTGITFTVRAGLWAKYFLNDEGRRDISAYCLCGELSKALLEDIMSLWQHREGAARLMVWLLFKSKIDRQNHHVAQTLMEIAYGSQRIEAARQDSQLRKKLANSWDENLLALHDKGWQLYFHPETYPPQLRPPGFGRSNPSRPKGFFDQLLSAQLWIDPPESWKKDAIAPRRTSEPEIQPVGLPVQTKYTLTGAQIKARRKEKGWSQPKLSALSGLSQGLISLIENEKRSLTSENQEILERTFALNS from the coding sequence ATGGTGCGTAAAAGCATACCTGGCAGCAAGCCGAAGCAATCAGCTACTAAAGGTGGAACCCGCCGCACGCGCTCAACTCGGCAAGTGGCTCAGAAACAGGATAGCAAAAAGCAACGTCAACTTACAGATAGACCTCAAACTAGTCCCGATCTCTTTGTCAATTCAGCAACAACCAGTATGGCTTCAGCAATGCCAATTTGGGGAGCAAGTAGTATCCTGACGCAGAGGAAGGATTTACCTTGGAGCGCCGATCCCAATGGTAAGCTGTGCTACGCCAAAGATGTTGAAAATGGTAAGGGAGTAGTCCTGTTTTGGGTAACGGAAGACCTGGAACATGAATATCCAGCAACACTAGCAGGTGCTGCGGCTCTAGCTGTCATTGATACTTTTGACATTCGAGCAGCTTGTATGCACCTGATTTATGCTGCCCATGCTACGCAGTTGGATCGCCCTTGGGAACAGGAACTCGTCATAGACGATCGGCAAATCGAAGCTTATCTCGGTCTGCAAAAACGTACCGATAAAAACCGACAACAAAAGTTAGCACTAATTAAAGAAATCGCCCAACAACCTTGCAAAATTACAACTTATGTTTCCTGGCCCGCTCAAGGCAAAGCGAAAGGGTTTACTGTAGAGGAAGGTAGGCTTTGGCATTTATTAGGAATTCGTTACCACTATCAACAAGATTTATTTGGTAATAAAGAGCTAACAGGCATCACTTTTACTGTTCGAGCTGGGCTATGGGCAAAGTACTTTCTCAACGATGAAGGACGTAGAGATATTAGTGCTTACTGTCTGTGCGGCGAACTATCTAAAGCATTGCTGGAGGATATTATGAGCCTTTGGCAACATCGTGAAGGTGCCGCCCGATTGATGGTGTGGCTGCTCTTCAAATCTAAAATTGATCGGCAGAATCATCATGTAGCGCAGACTCTGATGGAAATTGCCTACGGCTCTCAAAGAATTGAAGCGGCAAGACAAGATAGCCAACTTCGTAAAAAACTTGCTAATAGTTGGGACGAGAACTTGTTAGCCCTGCACGACAAAGGTTGGCAACTTTACTTTCACCCAGAAACCTACCCTCCACAGTTGCGACCTCCTGGTTTTGGGCGCAGCAACCCGAGCAGACCGAAAGGATTCTTCGACCAACTTCTATCAGCACAGCTATGGATCGATCCTCCAGAAAGTTGGAAAAAAGATGCGATCGCTCCTAGACGAACTAGCGAACCTGAAATACAACCAGTAGGATTACCAGTCCAGACAAAATATACTCTCACTGGTGCCCAAATCAAAGCTCGTAGAAAGGAAAAAGGTTGGAGTCAGCCAAAATTATCCGCACTTAGCGGACTCAGCCAAGGCTTAATTTCTCTAATTGAGAACGAAAAGCGTTCCCTGACAAGTGAAAACCAAGAAATTTTGGAACGAACTTTTGCATTAAATTCTTGA
- a CDS encoding DUF3987 domain-containing protein, translated as MFQESENQFVASQKPCIDRNQATAHLEALGYQPGHAVYIRAFLSKEDPRYAPNTGRKAERLNWEQVERWQAQGYGVYIVVNGGGHKDEDVKSCRAIFCEFDDRPIEDQINFWQNLGIPEPSLQIATRKSVHTYWVFDKPIAVEQWRELQTALLTYTGSDPALKNPSRVMRLAGSYHIKPGCEPVRCNIIHCGDKRYSYEELRAAIPLPKPPATKLPLLQPICGSTPQGQRYEDIRIPVLESVPLEACLSKESRLLLESGVNEGSRNVLGAKLARDLIGTANYLQTIGQHFNGNPQQMLEDYANRCTPPLPASEVDAIWKSAEKDRPGPSCQPEGVEACVKAWYWKQHVKPNRQQQATQKSHNQVSGRGFGHGNVGNTGKPPVTAVTLCDRIKEILSRHETESAVASALMDLATATGRTYNEINSLARIVRAEGELATEVIAAVQSFQGILTSCRKRLDIGRYLDKALADPLVSMAAAMPTAPEYLFNTFLASSASRIGTAARVVINPEGGYTQPCIFWTANVAHSGQAKTPPQQAILKPLEEMEAAAKEIHDIQMEDYENDKDAESKPPVRQRRLLNNVTTSTKIRIHDENPRGLLEYLDELVADYQRLNQYKSGKGDDLQLELSFWNGSGGNFDRHDARLFLGRVALSKTGTYQWDTLARLMADEVNFIASGYSSRFLYCSIVDAPARYLDLLSSRSANTLKQKLQELYGELEKLPQTDYLLSHEAKVLFQGWNHTLVNAEIEEVHFGLSLVYAKIESYTARIALWLHLVNAVLQGEQPLPVISGETMQYAIEIASFYLWQHKLIHAHNAPNRQLEGLFLKVQTQAEKFFTKCSKGVGASFLKTRINALKNWAVEKIRCSIFQPLAAAGHGRIEGEGSEMVYIPNTQSDANDKELVVVGGKLVASPIAENFTSTNLQTLIDEIDGQDAHITSQQPSEAITQEGNAYASPHRTVASTGDTPTRHCPHQFTNSTTQSFANTCTLAVGEIANSSPIAPIALLQTELPQQIPTARELAAKVLGCATWVELAQQVRSAKKLMQAASCMSSQQRDRVVNLLTTHLCSAPDALSQLAWIPEKLRDVVLKQLSFTIRQLRKSAESLELYWEYFSNCQFVSVTIQETGQQRWNFQTPDGNTISVFDLKVIEAISLA; from the coding sequence ATGTTCCAGGAGTCCGAAAATCAGTTCGTCGCATCACAAAAACCTTGCATTGATCGCAACCAAGCAACTGCTCATCTAGAAGCACTGGGTTATCAACCAGGGCATGCAGTTTACATCAGAGCATTTTTATCGAAGGAAGATCCCCGCTATGCTCCCAACACTGGACGTAAAGCCGAGCGCTTGAACTGGGAGCAAGTAGAACGTTGGCAAGCACAAGGATATGGCGTTTACATCGTGGTGAATGGTGGGGGACATAAAGACGAAGACGTCAAGTCCTGCCGTGCGATCTTCTGTGAATTTGACGATCGCCCCATTGAAGATCAAATTAATTTTTGGCAAAACTTGGGGATACCGGAACCTTCATTACAAATTGCTACCCGCAAGTCAGTCCACACATATTGGGTATTTGACAAACCGATCGCCGTGGAACAATGGCGAGAATTGCAAACGGCTCTCCTCACCTATACTGGTTCCGACCCAGCATTGAAAAATCCCAGTCGAGTGATGAGACTGGCTGGTTCTTACCATATTAAACCTGGGTGCGAACCAGTACGCTGCAACATCATTCACTGTGGAGACAAGCGTTATAGCTACGAGGAGCTACGCGCTGCTATTCCACTACCAAAACCGCCAGCGACTAAACTGCCACTGTTGCAACCGATTTGTGGATCTACACCTCAAGGACAACGCTATGAAGATATTCGGATTCCAGTTCTTGAATCAGTCCCCCTAGAAGCGTGCCTTTCCAAGGAATCTCGCCTACTACTTGAATCTGGAGTAAATGAAGGCAGCCGCAACGTATTGGGAGCTAAATTAGCCCGCGACCTCATCGGTACTGCTAATTATCTTCAAACTATCGGGCAGCATTTTAACGGCAACCCCCAGCAAATGCTGGAAGACTACGCTAACCGCTGCACCCCACCCTTACCTGCTTCTGAGGTAGATGCGATCTGGAAGTCAGCCGAAAAAGACCGCCCTGGTCCGAGCTGTCAACCAGAAGGAGTAGAGGCTTGTGTTAAAGCATGGTACTGGAAGCAGCACGTCAAACCAAATCGACAGCAGCAAGCTACCCAGAAAAGTCATAATCAGGTTTCTGGAAGAGGATTTGGTCATGGCAACGTTGGCAATACTGGGAAACCACCCGTTACTGCTGTAACTTTGTGCGATCGCATTAAAGAAATTCTCTCGCGGCACGAAACTGAATCAGCAGTTGCCAGCGCCTTGATGGACTTAGCTACTGCTACCGGACGGACGTATAACGAGATTAACTCTCTAGCTAGGATTGTTCGGGCTGAAGGCGAACTAGCCACCGAAGTCATTGCGGCAGTCCAGTCTTTTCAAGGAATACTCACCAGTTGTCGCAAGCGATTGGATATCGGGCGCTATTTGGACAAGGCATTAGCCGATCCGCTAGTGTCTATGGCAGCAGCGATGCCCACCGCACCAGAGTACCTATTTAACACTTTTCTTGCCTCTAGTGCCTCGCGCATCGGCACGGCAGCAAGGGTTGTCATTAATCCAGAAGGTGGCTACACGCAACCCTGTATTTTCTGGACGGCTAACGTCGCCCACAGCGGTCAAGCCAAAACTCCACCCCAACAGGCAATCCTCAAGCCGCTAGAGGAAATGGAAGCAGCAGCCAAAGAAATCCACGACATTCAAATGGAGGACTACGAAAATGACAAGGATGCTGAAAGCAAACCACCAGTGCGACAGCGGCGGTTGCTGAATAACGTCACCACTTCCACCAAAATTCGCATTCATGACGAAAATCCACGCGGCTTGCTGGAATATCTGGACGAGTTAGTAGCAGACTACCAACGCTTAAACCAGTATAAGAGCGGTAAGGGCGATGACTTGCAACTAGAACTATCGTTTTGGAATGGTTCTGGCGGTAATTTCGACCGTCACGATGCGCGGCTATTTTTAGGTCGCGTTGCTTTGAGCAAGACGGGAACGTACCAATGGGATACGTTGGCGCGGTTAATGGCAGACGAAGTTAACTTCATTGCCAGCGGTTACTCGTCTCGGTTTCTCTACTGCTCGATTGTCGATGCACCAGCTAGGTATCTCGATCTATTGTCTTCTCGCTCTGCCAATACTCTCAAACAGAAGTTGCAGGAGTTGTATGGGGAATTAGAAAAACTGCCCCAAACCGACTACCTACTCTCCCACGAAGCTAAAGTGCTGTTCCAGGGGTGGAACCATACTTTGGTTAATGCTGAGATTGAGGAAGTGCATTTTGGGCTGTCGCTAGTATACGCCAAGATTGAGTCTTACACTGCCCGCATTGCTTTGTGGTTGCATCTAGTTAATGCCGTGCTACAAGGCGAACAGCCGCTGCCAGTTATTAGTGGCGAGACAATGCAATACGCAATTGAAATTGCCTCGTTCTATCTATGGCAGCACAAGCTGATTCATGCACACAACGCACCTAACCGCCAGCTAGAGGGGCTTTTTCTCAAGGTACAAACTCAAGCAGAGAAGTTTTTTACTAAGTGTAGCAAGGGTGTAGGGGCATCGTTCCTCAAGACGCGGATCAATGCCCTAAAAAACTGGGCAGTAGAAAAAATTCGCTGCTCAATTTTTCAGCCGTTAGCAGCAGCAGGTCACGGTCGGATTGAAGGTGAAGGCAGCGAGATGGTCTACATCCCCAACACTCAATCAGATGCCAATGATAAAGAATTGGTGGTTGTTGGTGGTAAGTTGGTGGCATCACCAATCGCTGAAAACTTTACTAGTACTAACTTACAAACACTAATTGATGAAATTGATGGACAAGATGCCCATATTACTTCTCAGCAGCCGAGTGAAGCAATAACTCAAGAGGGCAACGCTTACGCCTCTCCCCACCGGACAGTTGCCTCAACGGGGGACACCCCCACACGGCACTGTCCTCACCAATTCACCAATTCAACTACCCAAAGCTTTGCTAATACTTGCACTCTTGCAGTTGGTGAGATCGCCAATTCATCACCAATCGCACCAATTGCACTCCTTCAAACAGAGTTGCCACAGCAAATACCAACTGCACGAGAATTGGCAGCAAAAGTGTTGGGCTGTGCCACCTGGGTAGAGTTGGCACAACAGGTACGCAGTGCCAAAAAGCTGATGCAGGCTGCTAGTTGCATGAGTTCGCAGCAACGCGATCGCGTTGTTAACTTGTTAACCACACATTTGTGTTCTGCTCCCGATGCGCTTTCTCAGTTGGCTTGGATACCAGAAAAGCTGCGAGATGTTGTGTTGAAACAGTTAAGTTTTACGATTCGACAGCTAAGAAAGAGTGCAGAAAGTTTAGAACTTTATTGGGAGTACTTTTCTAATTGCCAGTTTGTTTCAGTGACGATTCAAGAAACAGGTCAACAGCGATGGAATTTTCAAACTCCTGATGGCAATACCATCTCTGTCTTTGATCTCAAGGTAATTGAGGCGATCTCTCTTGCTTAA
- a CDS encoding site-specific integrase has product MSETDRLAASNKQLERTKNKGEKQSEPQQRKSPHRGRRSLTSGGVKSLKLFAPVPSTLHPASVYLASLSQGSRATMRRSLNAIASLLTDGECDALTLDWSNLSYQHTAAVRAILVERFAPATAKKMVAALRRVLKEAARLGLMSYEDYARATDLPRIDTPPQKLRGRALANKEIATLLDECDEANTIAIRDAAILAILRGGGIRRQELTRLKLQDYNSSTGELEICSAKRKSYRTVYLPAAAVKLVEAWLEIRGRKRGALICPVRKGGQVELRHMSGDAVLKIVKKLSVRAGVEEFSPHDFRRTFCSDLLDGGIDVFTVQKLAGHSSPLTTSKYDRRGDQTKRQAVERLFFPQPEPDG; this is encoded by the coding sequence ATGTCTGAAACTGACCGATTGGCGGCATCTAACAAGCAACTTGAGAGAACGAAAAACAAGGGCGAAAAGCAAAGCGAACCACAACAAAGGAAATCGCCCCACCGTGGTAGGCGCTCGCTTACCTCAGGTGGAGTGAAAAGTCTCAAACTTTTCGCGCCCGTACCTTCTACCCTGCACCCAGCATCGGTGTACTTGGCTTCTTTAAGTCAAGGCTCTAGAGCCACCATGCGTCGCAGCTTGAACGCGATCGCCTCTTTGCTAACTGATGGCGAGTGCGATGCCTTGACTTTAGATTGGTCTAATCTGAGCTACCAACACACGGCGGCAGTGCGGGCAATTCTTGTCGAGCGATTTGCTCCGGCAACGGCGAAAAAAATGGTGGCTGCCCTGCGGCGAGTGCTTAAAGAAGCGGCTAGACTGGGGTTGATGAGTTACGAAGATTATGCTCGTGCCACTGATCTGCCGCGCATTGATACGCCGCCGCAGAAATTGAGAGGTCGTGCCCTCGCCAACAAGGAAATTGCCACTTTGCTAGATGAGTGCGATGAGGCTAACACTATCGCAATTCGAGATGCGGCAATATTAGCTATACTGCGCGGCGGTGGCATTCGTCGGCAGGAATTGACGCGGCTCAAACTGCAAGACTACAACTCCAGCACGGGTGAATTAGAGATTTGCTCTGCTAAGCGCAAGTCATACAGAACTGTTTATTTGCCCGCAGCCGCAGTTAAGTTGGTAGAAGCGTGGCTTGAAATCCGAGGACGCAAGAGAGGGGCGTTGATCTGCCCCGTGCGTAAGGGAGGGCAAGTAGAACTGCGACATATGTCGGGGGATGCCGTGTTGAAGATCGTCAAAAAGCTCTCTGTGCGGGCAGGAGTGGAAGAATTTTCTCCCCACGACTTCCGCCGAACTTTCTGTTCGGACTTGCTGGATGGGGGGATTGACGTGTTTACCGTGCAAAAGCTAGCAGGTCACTCCTCGCCCCTAACGACATCAAAGTACGACCGGCGGGGAGACCAAACCAAGCGCCAGGCAGTCGAACGGTTGTTTTTTCCTCAGCCAGAACCTGATGGCTGA
- a CDS encoding tyrosine-type recombinase/integrase yields MTTVNLFGKVIRVPSPPQKTPFIERREREFLYLEEVDALIAATEATRNPIRNQALVLLLFCQALQPVELCWLLWRDLNFAENTLKVARNRATLQRYQTQVVVNLQPLCAAEINILQQLQERRTTEWLFVSERRKRLSARSLHHQIQQAGEIAQLPFPVHPYMLRRTGLYYRAALLLASTSLSLRQCCLLWNWDRANVPFSAKEKQEYLAISSKQKSAFLIALERMKAFTGIKLDENVIDYLLGAFLLFPRLEMIHHNYWLAPVQWH; encoded by the coding sequence ATGACTACGGTAAACCTTTTCGGCAAAGTTATCCGCGTGCCTTCTCCACCCCAGAAAACTCCTTTTATCGAACGTCGCGAACGCGAGTTTCTCTACCTTGAAGAAGTCGATGCGCTGATTGCTGCCACCGAGGCAACGCGCAACCCGATTAGAAATCAAGCTCTGGTGCTGTTGTTGTTCTGCCAAGCCTTACAACCCGTCGAATTGTGCTGGCTCCTCTGGCGCGACCTCAACTTTGCCGAAAACACTCTCAAAGTGGCTCGCAATCGCGCTACACTACAGCGCTACCAAACTCAAGTTGTTGTTAACCTTCAACCGTTGTGCGCGGCTGAAATCAATATCCTGCAACAGCTTCAGGAGCGACGCACAACTGAGTGGTTATTTGTCTCGGAGCGGCGAAAACGCCTGAGTGCCCGTTCGCTGCATCATCAAATTCAACAAGCTGGGGAAATTGCACAGCTTCCTTTTCCTGTTCATCCGTATATGCTACGGCGAACTGGGCTTTACTATCGCGCGGCGCTACTGCTTGCGAGTACGAGCTTATCTTTACGGCAATGTTGTCTACTTTGGAATTGGGATAGAGCCAACGTTCCCTTTTCTGCGAAGGAAAAACAAGAGTATCTTGCCATTAGTTCAAAGCAAAAATCTGCGTTTTTGATAGCGCTAGAGCGGATGAAAGCTTTTACTGGGATTAAGCTGGATGAAAACGTTATTGATTATCTGCTGGGTGCTTTTTTGTTGTTTCCGCGCCTTGAGATGATTCATCACAATTACTGGCTCGCTCCGGTGCAATGGCATTGA
- a CDS encoding telomere resolvase — protein sequence MSNATRFDLSREEIIARYRQRIHKGNRTKLLKHELEQLALHFVDRLKLLNSPDEIEALCTAEIQLLEEGYPQATIAGNQIPLYRRLIEDAISTGTLLLTNENSHIVTWTKRNTGELGQTQEHFALDYLKYDQATYQQIRGEGTAANNSRQDNLQPVPLQRYLDTATELLASNDERHLAIAIAALTGRRHTEVISKGHFQLTHHPYLLHFQGQQKKQMGEDEAAPGFDILTLVPATQVLEGIERFRTLPAIEQLAGVDSKDPRIRVLNTRIDREVKQLFQDTGIIPVLAGKKTVSIHRLRGVYGAIAIYLFCPPTKHEHRFLQHYLGHVLDQQQTAPNSIATSHYFHYRLVNEQGQPLEGQGVLLDANALPSLNQDEVQLEPTQPLSQEESIALLESVEPVLPAEWVQVEPKQTKLTSKASSKTTPHESEPAIASSNNDSTSNDMTLAPRQHSLLRIFKDEHDRWHQVLDALCPKHNNQQEKTSALLQWVEARLGSSTQASPATKAAIPEPEMVEVNSRASIATEQTTQHDSTHQERTSVVADSAIATVVVDQARTLSWLTGRIEALEAELAKLQEQREQAIAMVKQSSQLQQEIEHLKAENRQLKQAAARFEAAKAALLGESNSTPATIPTQARSAGSAPSAPTVHDQNQVQEQTQQQQVPHTINPGPTQISGGATPKPARSGGALDRAQRIFAAICEWNQQHPQDTWAITVGLLEETFGINRKAAKEFVRKHQNLIDEHHAQIGVDNQRGHNRGKDAVALKAFVQQFNA from the coding sequence ATGAGCAATGCCACTCGGTTTGACCTCAGTAGAGAAGAAATTATTGCCCGCTACCGTCAGCGCATTCACAAAGGCAATCGCACTAAGCTGTTGAAACACGAGTTAGAACAGCTAGCACTACATTTTGTTGACCGATTAAAACTGCTTAACTCACCAGATGAGATTGAAGCTTTGTGCACAGCTGAAATTCAACTTTTAGAAGAGGGCTATCCCCAAGCGACAATCGCTGGCAATCAGATACCTTTATACCGCCGACTGATCGAGGATGCAATTTCTACAGGCACTTTGCTCCTAACTAATGAAAATAGTCATATAGTGACTTGGACTAAGCGCAATACGGGAGAACTCGGACAAACACAGGAACACTTCGCGCTTGACTACCTCAAGTACGACCAAGCCACGTACCAACAAATTCGTGGAGAAGGGACAGCAGCGAATAATAGCCGACAAGATAACTTGCAACCAGTGCCACTGCAACGTTACCTCGATACAGCCACTGAATTGCTGGCATCAAACGACGAGCGACATCTAGCGATTGCTATTGCGGCACTGACAGGTAGGCGGCATACTGAAGTGATTAGCAAGGGACACTTTCAACTGACTCACCATCCATACCTATTACACTTTCAGGGACAGCAGAAAAAGCAGATGGGTGAAGATGAGGCAGCACCTGGATTTGACATTCTCACACTCGTACCTGCTACCCAAGTCCTAGAGGGCATCGAGCGGTTCCGCACGCTGCCTGCCATCGAACAATTAGCAGGAGTTGATAGCAAAGACCCAAGAATCCGAGTACTCAATACGCGTATTGACCGCGAGGTCAAACAGCTCTTCCAAGACACTGGCATTATACCTGTATTGGCTGGCAAGAAGACTGTTTCAATTCACAGGCTTCGAGGCGTGTATGGGGCAATCGCGATTTATTTGTTCTGCCCTCCTACCAAACACGAGCACAGGTTTCTCCAGCACTATCTCGGACACGTACTTGACCAGCAGCAGACTGCACCCAACAGCATCGCAACTAGTCATTACTTCCACTACCGATTAGTCAACGAGCAGGGTCAACCCCTAGAAGGTCAGGGAGTGCTACTGGATGCTAATGCGCTACCTTCGCTGAATCAGGATGAAGTACAACTAGAGCCAACGCAGCCACTATCTCAAGAGGAATCAATAGCACTGCTAGAGTCTGTAGAGCCAGTGCTACCAGCCGAGTGGGTACAGGTAGAACCAAAGCAGACCAAACTTACCTCTAAAGCATCCTCTAAAACTACCCCCCATGAGAGCGAACCGGCGATCGCCTCATCCAATAATGATTCAACGTCTAATGATATGACTCTAGCGCCACGCCAACATAGTTTACTGCGAATTTTTAAGGACGAGCATGACCGCTGGCATCAGGTGTTGGATGCGCTCTGCCCTAAGCATAACAACCAGCAGGAAAAGACCTCTGCACTGCTGCAATGGGTTGAAGCACGACTAGGTAGCTCTACTCAAGCCTCGCCAGCGACTAAGGCAGCTATACCAGAGCCAGAGATGGTTGAAGTCAACTCTCGCGCTTCAATAGCTACTGAACAAACGACTCAACATGACTCTACGCACCAAGAGCGGACTTCTGTAGTGGCAGACAGCGCGATCGCAACTGTTGTGGTAGACCAAGCTCGAACCTTGAGTTGGCTCACGGGGAGAATTGAAGCGCTGGAAGCTGAACTGGCTAAGCTTCAAGAACAACGCGAACAAGCGATCGCTATGGTAAAGCAGTCGAGCCAGTTACAGCAGGAGATCGAACACCTCAAAGCCGAGAATCGGCAGCTTAAGCAAGCTGCGGCACGATTTGAGGCGGCAAAAGCGGCTCTCTTGGGCGAGAGTAACTCTACGCCAGCAACAATTCCAACACAAGCTAGGAGTGCCGGCTCTGCTCCTAGCGCTCCTACAGTACATGACCAAAACCAAGTGCAGGAGCAGACCCAACAACAGCAAGTGCCGCATACGATCAATCCTGGCCCGACTCAGATTTCAGGAGGGGCTACACCTAAACCAGCTAGAAGCGGTGGCGCTCTAGACCGAGCACAACGTATCTTTGCCGCTATTTGTGAATGGAACCAACAACATCCTCAGGATACTTGGGCGATTACTGTCGGTTTACTCGAAGAGACTTTTGGCATTAATCGTAAGGCGGCTAAGGAGTTTGTCCGCAAACACCAGAATTTGATTGACGAACACCATGCCCAGATTGGCGTAGACAATCAACGCGGGCACAATCGGGGTAAGGATGCAGTAGCGCTCAAAGCATTCGTGCAGCAGTTTAATGCATAA
- a CDS encoding transposase, with protein sequence MLLTFGENADRVQSEAAFAKMCGVCPIPASSGKTQRHRLNRGGNRQANAALFRVVIVRMRWHEPTKTYLARRTAQGLSQREIIRCLKRYVAREIYHLIRKSRSTKKT encoded by the coding sequence ATGCTGCTCACCTTTGGCGAGAATGCAGATCGCGTCCAATCCGAAGCTGCCTTTGCCAAGATGTGTGGAGTTTGTCCGATTCCAGCGTCTTCGGGCAAAACCCAGCGCCATCGCTTAAACCGAGGCGGCAATCGTCAAGCCAATGCTGCTTTGTTTCGCGTCGTCATTGTGCGAATGCGGTGGCATGAACCGACTAAAACTTATCTGGCACGACGCACGGCACAAGGACTATCGCAACGAGAGATCATTCGCTGTCTCAAGCGTTACGTGGCGCGAGAGATTTACCATCTCATTCGCAAATCGCGGAGCACAAAAAAGACTTGA
- a CDS encoding IS6 family transposase, giving the protein MTKSNVFKWRHYQAQIILRCVRWYLSYPLSYHQVAEMVNERGMDIHHTTVFRWVQEYGQELDRRCRSHLRPTNNSWRVDETYIKVKGKERYLYRAVDSDGNTLDFLLTAKRDAQAAKRFFRKALNAVHTQEPRVINVDKNAAYPKAIDELKEKEQLSAEVQLRQNKCLNNRIEQDHRFIKRLVKPGMGFGSFNTARRTINGYEIINMLRKGQVKKVKKGAVKEQVKFIAEIFGVAA; this is encoded by the coding sequence ATGACCAAGTCCAACGTGTTCAAGTGGCGGCACTACCAAGCCCAAATCATCCTTCGTTGTGTCCGATGGTATCTCAGCTACCCACTCTCGTACCACCAAGTAGCAGAAATGGTGAATGAGCGTGGTATGGATATCCATCACACAACGGTGTTTCGTTGGGTGCAGGAGTATGGACAAGAATTAGACAGGCGATGCCGATCACATCTGCGCCCGACCAATAATTCTTGGAGGGTGGATGAAACTTATATTAAGGTGAAAGGCAAGGAGAGATACTTGTATCGGGCAGTAGATTCAGATGGCAACACCTTGGACTTTCTGCTCACAGCCAAGCGTGATGCACAAGCAGCCAAACGATTTTTCCGCAAGGCGTTGAATGCAGTTCACACTCAAGAGCCTCGTGTGATTAATGTCGATAAAAATGCTGCCTATCCCAAAGCGATTGACGAACTTAAAGAGAAAGAACAGCTGTCGGCAGAAGTGCAACTGCGACAGAACAAGTGTCTCAATAATCGCATTGAACAAGACCATAGATTTATTAAAAGGTTAGTCAAACCTGGCATGGGATTTGGCTCGTTCAACACGGCGAGGCGAACGATAAACGGTTATGAAATCATCAACATGTTAAGGAAAGGACAAGTGAAGAAAGTAAAAAAAGGAGCCGTCAAAGAACAGGTGAAATTCATCGCTGAAATTTTTGGAGTAGCTGCATAA
- a CDS encoding Uma2 family endonuclease, with amino-acid sequence MNLNHEFLSLSPRSFFATQPRCLVRLLGTQTAFRPDVIVLDQTRLVNEPLWQQEPVITLGDSIKLVVEVVSTNWQNDYARKVEDYALLGVPEYWIVDYLGIGGREYIGKPKKPTITICTLVEDEHQKQLFQSSELLVSSLFPDLQITALQVFAAGQST; translated from the coding sequence TTGAATCTGAACCACGAGTTTCTCAGCTTATCACCTCGCTCGTTTTTTGCAACACAACCCCGATGTCTTGTCAGACTTCTAGGAACTCAAACTGCGTTTCGTCCTGATGTCATTGTGTTAGACCAAACTCGGCTTGTAAACGAACCGTTGTGGCAACAAGAGCCTGTAATTACTCTGGGAGACTCAATCAAATTAGTTGTTGAAGTCGTCAGCACAAACTGGCAGAATGACTACGCCCGCAAGGTCGAGGACTACGCTCTGTTAGGTGTACCTGAGTATTGGATTGTCGATTATCTGGGTATTGGTGGTAGAGAATATATCGGCAAACCTAAAAAGCCAACTATTACAATTTGCACTCTGGTTGAGGATGAACATCAAAAACAATTGTTCCAAAGTAGCGAGCTACTTGTTTCTTCTCTGTTTCCCGATCTGCAAATAACGGCTTTACAGGTCTTTGCAGCAGGGCAGTCAACCTAG